One genomic segment of Ricinus communis isolate WT05 ecotype wild-type chromosome 5, ASM1957865v1, whole genome shotgun sequence includes these proteins:
- the LOC8258339 gene encoding 6,7-dimethyl-8-ribityllumazine synthase, chloroplastic isoform X1 — MSSNTLCLSSSTQIVRHSHVRHGFPSHKPVNLSFSTSSSFIPGIGTSSISFETKKDRSSFVETAAVKHLIGSLTRTEGLRFAVVVARFNEIVTKKLLEGALETFERYSVNEEDVDVVWVPGSFEIGVVAERLGKSRKYHAILCIGAVVRGDTTHYDAVANSAASGVLSAGLNSGVPCIFGVLTCDDMDQALNRAGGKAGNKGAEGALTAIEMASLFEHHLK, encoded by the exons ATGTCTTCAAATACTCTTTGCCTGTCATCTTCAACTCAGATTGTTCGTCACTCCCATGTCCGTCATGGATTTCCTTCTCACAAACCAGTGAATCTATCTTTCTCCACTTCTAGTTCCTTTATACCAG GAATTGGTACTAGCAGCATTTCCTTTGAGACGAAGAAGGATCGTTCGTCGTTTGTTGAAACGGCAGCTGTTAAACATTTGATCGGATCTCTCACCAGAACTGAGGGCCTTCGTTTCGCCGTG GTTGTAGCGCGGTTTAACGAGATTGTTACAAAGAAGCTTTTGGAGGGAGCTTTGGAAACTTTCGAGAGATATTCAGTTAATGAAGAAGATGTTGAT GTGGTGTGGGTTCCCGGCAGTTTTGAAATAGGTGTTGTTGCAGAAAGGCTAGGGAAGTCACGGAAATATCATGCAATTTTATGTATTGGAGCTGTG GTAAGAGGTGATACTACTCACTATGATGCAGTTGCTAATTCAGCAGCATCTGGAGTACTTTCAGCTGGTCTGAATTCAG GAGTTCCATGCATATTTGGTGTTCTAACATGTGATGACATGGATCAG GCTTTAAATCGTGCTGGTGGTAAAGCTGGGAATAAGGGCGCTGAGGGTGCTCTGACAGCT ATTGAGATGGCATCCCTTTTTGAGCATCATTTGAAGTAG
- the LOC8258338 gene encoding nucleolin, with protein MRTRNADATKSVTPKKTTPARKCAPKTTPDSTPADSSSTPKTTETKRSAAAKAKQAKTNESATAPSPIASSDSKPQQSTVEETEVVVDAATSVTPETKVAPKKRTVVRKVVKKVVKKAKTPTSIKEVVSEDTPKTMTEEETASAKDEESAKEEVEPAIETAVAESTKDEKITAQVAEPVAVSVEELSEKGKAIVEVEEPVIESANKIEIVIEDSKETEKNATVMDLPSNEVIEFSNIQESGSLDKGEDVNEEIKEVEIKEEKKNVAVETDENNKDKLMGNDTQPVQDEYGGDEGYEEYADRVDFEDHGEDDFVEEDPEEIIEETEALEEERKELTAVVKERKIKKEYEIFVGGLDREATEEDVRRVFETIGEVVEVRLHRNLAMSKSKGYAFVKFANKEHAKRSLSEMKNPVICGKRCGTAPSEDNDTLFLGNICNTWTKEAIRQKLKDYGVEGVENITLVADVQHEGRSRGFAFLEFSCHADAMHAYKRLQKPDVVFGHPERTAKVAFAEPIREPDPEVMAHVKTVFLDGLPPHWDEDRVREQLRGYGEIMRIVLARNMSTAKRKDFGFVDFSSHEAAIACIERINNAELGDGNSKTRVKARLSNPMPKTQAVKGGMCGGFLIDRTGSGTSSRFGRSFGRGGHHFNWGNFQRGRGFYHRGRGQSSRMGSNEYDFNNRYNPFYGRQITGQGGRRGPPRGGYYPAGRGVSGTGPSRTNFNRPWYDAPERGHGDHPSSRRQPFSPEAAFHRSYVGRNFDDPYLCDDGAHGMKRPFYMTDHDPDYAEPSRHRPRLDYSDPAVPFREAHYHDMYGAGGDPYSHGYYGPDSGAQPPYYRGDGPYRGGYYY; from the exons atGAGAACTAGAAATGCAGACGCTACGAAATCAGTAACCCCTAAAAAAACGACGCCGGCTAGGAAATGCGCTCCCAAAACCACTCCAGATTCTACGCCGGCCGACTCCTCCTCCACTCCTAAAACCACGGAGACAAAACGCAGCGCTGCAGCCAAAGCCAAACAAGCTAAGACCAATGAATCCGCCACCGCACCCTCGCCAATTGCTTCTTCTGATTCAAAACCTCAACAATCTACAG TTGAAGAAACAGAAGTAGTGGTTGATGCTGCGACTTCAGTAACACCTGAGACGAAAGTCGCACCGAAAAAGAGAACTGTAGTGAGGAAAGTAGTGAAGAAGGTAGTTAAAAAGGCTAAAACTCCTACTAGTATAAAAGAAGTTGTTAGTGAGGACACACCTAAGACGATGACCGAGGAAGAAACTGCTTCGGCTAAGGATGAAGAGAGTGCAAAGGAGGAAGTGGAACCTGCTATTGAGACGGCTGTTGCCGAATCTACTAAGGATGAAAAAATTACTGCTCAAGTGGCAGAACCTGTTGCTGTTAGTGTTGAAGAGTTATCAGAGAAGGGAAAAGCGATTGTGGAAGTTGAAGAGCCTGTAATCGAATCtgcaaataaaatagaaattgtgATTGAAGATTCTAAAGAGACAGAAAAAAATGCAACGGTTATGGATCTGCCTTCTAATGAGGTTATTGAATTTTCTAACATTCAAGAATCGGGCAGTCTAGATAAAGGAGAGGATGTGAATGAAGAAATCAAGGAGGTTGAGATAAAGgaggagaaaaaaaatgtgGCTGTTGAGACcgatgaaaataataaagataagTTGATGGGGAATGACACTCAACCTGTGCAGGATGAGTATGGTGGCGATGAAGGATATGAGGAGTATGCTGATCGAGTGGACTTTGAAGATCATGGCGAGGATGATTTTGTAGAAGAGGATCCAGAGGAGATCATTGAAGAAACTGAGGCATTAGAAGAGGAGCGTAAGGAATTAACAGCTGTTGTGAAGGAGCGAAAGATTAAGAAAGAATACGAGATATTTGTAGGTGGCCTGGATAGAGAAGCTACAGAGGAAGACGTGAGGAGGGTTTTTGAGACAATTGGTGAAGTAGTTGAAGTTCGATTACATAGGAATCTTGCAATGAGTAAGAGTAAGGGGTATGCATTTGTGAAGTTTGCAAACAAGGAGCATGCTAAACGCTCTTTGTCAGAAATGAAAAACCCCGTG ATATGTGGAAAGCGATGTGGGACAGCACCAAGTGAGGACAATGATACTTTGTTTTTGGGCAATATATGCAATACATGGACAAAGGAAGCT ATAAGACAAAAGTTGAAGGATTATGGTGTTGAAGGTGTTGAGAACATCACTCTTGTCGCAGATGTTCAACATGAAGGAAGGAGCCGTGGCTTTGCATTTCTTGAGTTCTCTTGCCATGCTGATGCAATGCATGCGTACAAGAGGCTTCAGAAGCCTGATGTTGTATTTGGCCATCCAGAGAGAACTGCCAAAGTAGCCTTTGCAGAACCTATACGGGAGCCTGATCCAGAAGTTATGGCTCATGTGAAAACTGTCTTTCTTGATGGGCTTCCTCCTCACTGGGATGAAGACCGTGTTAGGGAGCAGTTGCGTGGTTATGGGGAGATAATGCGGATTGTCCTGGCTCGAAATATGTCAACTGCCAAGAGGAAGGATTTTGGATTTGTTGATTTCTCATCCCATGAAGCTGCTATTGCATGTATTGAGAGAATAAACAATGCAGAATTGGGTGATGGGAACTCAAAG ACAAGAGTGAAAGCAAGGCTGTCAAATCCTATGCCTAAAACACAGGCTGTCAAAGGTGGAATGTGTGGTGGTTTTCTGATAGATCGGACTGGCAGTGGAACCTCTTCAAGATTTg GGAGGAGTTTTGGGCGGGGTGGACATCACTTCAACTGGGGAAATTTCCAGCGTGGTAGAGGCTTCTATCATCGTGGACGTGGTCAATCTAGTAGAATGGGTTCGAATGAGTATGATTTTAATAACCGATATAATCCGTTTTATGGGAGGCAAATTACTGGGCAAG GAGGAAGAAGGGGCCCTCCCAGAGGCGGTTATTATCCTGCTGGCAGAGGTGTTTCTGGTACTGGCCCATCGAGAACTAATTTCAATAGACCTTGGTATGATGCTCCTGAGAGAGGGCATGGAGACCATCCTTCGTCTAGGAGGCAGCCATTTTCCCCAGAAGCAGCCTTTCATAGATCATATGTAGGAAGGAACTTTGATGACCCTTATCTCTGCGATGATGGTGCACACGGGATGAAGCGGCCATTTTACATGACT GACCATGATCCTGACTATGCAGAACCTAGTAGGCACCGGCCCAGATTAGATTACAGTGATCCAGCAGTTCCATTTCGCGAGGCACATTACCATG atatgtATGGAGCAGGCGGTGATCCTTACTCTCATGGTTATTATGGTCCTGAT AGTGGTGCGCAGCCACCTTATTATAGAGGTGATGGTCCGTATCGAGGTGGTTACTACTATTAG
- the LOC8258339 gene encoding 6,7-dimethyl-8-ribityllumazine synthase, chloroplastic isoform X2 has protein sequence MSSNTLCLSSSTQIVRHSHVRHGFPSHKPVNLSFSTSSSFIPGIGTSSISFETKKDRSSFVETAAVKHLIGSLTRTEGLRFAVVVARFNEIVTKKLLEGALETFERYSVVWVPGSFEIGVVAERLGKSRKYHAILCIGAVVRGDTTHYDAVANSAASGVLSAGLNSGVPCIFGVLTCDDMDQALNRAGGKAGNKGAEGALTAIEMASLFEHHLK, from the exons ATGTCTTCAAATACTCTTTGCCTGTCATCTTCAACTCAGATTGTTCGTCACTCCCATGTCCGTCATGGATTTCCTTCTCACAAACCAGTGAATCTATCTTTCTCCACTTCTAGTTCCTTTATACCAG GAATTGGTACTAGCAGCATTTCCTTTGAGACGAAGAAGGATCGTTCGTCGTTTGTTGAAACGGCAGCTGTTAAACATTTGATCGGATCTCTCACCAGAACTGAGGGCCTTCGTTTCGCCGTG GTTGTAGCGCGGTTTAACGAGATTGTTACAAAGAAGCTTTTGGAGGGAGCTTTGGAAACTTTCGAGAGATATTCA GTGGTGTGGGTTCCCGGCAGTTTTGAAATAGGTGTTGTTGCAGAAAGGCTAGGGAAGTCACGGAAATATCATGCAATTTTATGTATTGGAGCTGTG GTAAGAGGTGATACTACTCACTATGATGCAGTTGCTAATTCAGCAGCATCTGGAGTACTTTCAGCTGGTCTGAATTCAG GAGTTCCATGCATATTTGGTGTTCTAACATGTGATGACATGGATCAG GCTTTAAATCGTGCTGGTGGTAAAGCTGGGAATAAGGGCGCTGAGGGTGCTCTGACAGCT ATTGAGATGGCATCCCTTTTTGAGCATCATTTGAAGTAG
- the LOC8258341 gene encoding uncharacterized protein LOC8258341, with protein MGASESALSSSQGLADEITTVSERSRSVDPILEKLKSLQISRPILTSLPEEDSSLTDILVRKPSSSSSLHSTVNPKVLLELFSMYREWQEQKAQQIGKKQEEIENKIEVADALAAKLLQRFNYSLSTMKTTSQRLSEVHGLQVQIGELKGRLTEVISNCDALCKRIAAEGPESLQSSVKPFEIAIADSEISCDPSLQLDLRRNLVSNETNKE; from the exons ATGGGGGCTTCAGAATCAGCTCTCTCGAGTTCGCAG GGACTTGCCGATGAGATCACCACCGTGTCTGAGCGGTCAAGAAGTGTCGATCCTATTTTGGAGAAGCTAAAATCACTTCAAATT TCGCGCCCAATTCTGACTTCACTTCCGGAGGAAGATAGCAGCTTGACTGACATTTTGGTTAGGAAgccatcatcttcttcatctcTTCACT CTACTGTGAATCCAAAAGTGCTGCTGGAGCTCTTCTCAATGTACCGTGAATGGCAGGAGCAGAAGGCCCAACAGATTGGCAAGAAACAG GAAGAGATTGAAAATAAGATAGAAGTTGCAGATGCTTTGGCAGCCAAACTTCTCCAACGGTTTAATTACTCATTGTCAACAATGAAGACTACTTCACAACGTCTATCAGAAG TTCATGGATTACAGGTACAGATTGGGGAACTGAAAGGGAGGTTGACTGAGGTTATTAGCAACTGTGATGCATTGTGCAAGCGAATTGCCGCAGAGGGTCCAGAATCTCTTCAGTCTTCTGTTAAGCCATTTGAAATTGCTATTGCTGACTCAGAGATCAGCTGTGACCCATCCTTGCAGCTAGATCTAAGAAGAAACCTGGTTTCAAACGAAACCAATAAAGAGTGA